The genomic region taagtcactttgtttttaagtcgatatatttaagggtttgcgttttaacacgtttaaaaatatggatgctaactttcgaaaagatttacttgtatttgttatctcaggatactgatatttttctcagtataaataatttcgtataaacattaaaaaatcaccacttttcattacggtaaagtgacttatgccactttcaaaataaacgactcatatAACACAGTTTCACACAACACAGAATTTTCTAGGAACCTATCTAAAGTGTTATAGTAGGGATACCTGTATCACAAATTCAAAGACCCGTATGAAATCTTACTTCTTCAGCGACCAACTCGCCTATGTaacaaaatatgaaaatattgaaGACGAGAGACATCAGTATCACAGCGAATGTTACAACAGAGGTCATGTCATTCGTTCTGCTTGCCTATAACAAATTAATGATATAGTACACGACAAAATTATAGGATTGAAATCCAGAGAAAATTTGAACAACCAAATTATTTCCATTTGAAAATCAAGAGCTGTAAGAGTTTTTTAATACCACGATAATATAATACCCAGCGAGACATATATCCACTGTACACCCAAAACATTCGACAAGCGAGATCTGTGTTAGAGATTTTTCCATCAGGATCAAGAATCTGTAACAGTGGTTGCAAAAGCTAGAGAGAAAATGCACTCAACACGTGATTGACAAAAGTAAAAgccaaaatataaaaaaagagtCCATAGTCATTTACATGCTAGATATTTAACTATCAAAAATTGATGTTATTAGGTGAATCGTGCTTTTTAAAACAACCACGAAATCCCGTACTACACATATTCcatgtttgaaatcgttataaTAGAATTGCAGTGTGATTCAGGGCTGTTATCAATCGGTGATTAATTATCAGCAGTCACTTCTTCGAGAAAGTGGGTGAGTTCACCCACTCATGATCCGGATGACCATGAAAACATGAATGTTACGCgaacaaattatattaaatCATAGTATCCAATGTgtttaaaaaaatcatttttggaATAGAGTGAACAGTTTGGTGACGGTTACTATAATATGGAAATCTTTCTGGCCACTATCTTTCGTCGTTAATCTTCTGACTTTTAGTGATTTTATCCACAAAGCATAAGGGACAACTGAGCCAACAATGATTACTAATTATAACTGCCCTTTGTTATACCAATTTCCAAGTCGCAAATATTCACATACGTCTGTATTCGGATATGTTGGCCGACGATCATCGCGAGCCTTCCATTCGTGCTCTTGCTCATATCAATCCGGCCATCTACCAAGTACCCCATCCAGCACATGAGAATCTGCATTTGACCACATGCATGTACTGCGAAAGCAGCCGCCAAGCTGCACGACGCTGCCCCAACGCCATGGATTAATAGTGCTGCAAACAGTTGCAGCGTGAAGAAGATCTCGTTAGCAGGACTATGTCGTGCATCGACAATCAGGCTGGAAACTGGCAACGCTAGAGGAAGGAAACTTCCATTTACACCCTCAATCGAAATTTTCCCGGTATTTAGGGGCATTATGATGTTATAGAAAGCAAAACCGCCAAACATGAAGAACGAACAGATTTTCACTAATCGTCGGCCAAAGTACGCGTTTCCTATCATGATCGCTCTGTCTTCCGAGTGTTGCACATTTCTCCAATCCCATTCGATACGTTTGACGCACTCGCGAATATCGTCTGTGTGGACCATCAGCGAGTAGTATTTCAAGAACGCCATTATACAGAATATCAATGGGCCAGACATCCTCAATTTGTCATAGAATATTTCAACCTCGAGCCACATGTAGAGCGAGCAAGGTGTAAAAAAGATGCTTAACAATGAGTAGCAGAGGAAGTTAATCAGCCAGTCCAAATATACGGTGTACTTCGAGACATTGCTCGAATGCGGCCAAACACCTATCGGTTTCAGGAGCCAGCGGTTCAACTCAATGCTCAAGTTTACGTCCTCTATGTAGTCATTCTCTTTTCGTAGAGAGTTCGAGAGGATCGGCTTCCGTTTCGACATTATCTCACCTTGAAAGCTCACTTCATACTGGAACGTTGTAAGGGGTTCCCGCAGTTCTTCGGAATACGATGTTGCGCCTGCGCCCATGACACCTTCTGGAAGAGGTCACCCAATCGCGTCTCCTGCATATCGAAACCGTCGACTATTTCTTTCGAAGATCCCCTATTACGATGTGAGAACAAAAAGAAGTTTCCTTATAAAGTATTACTGAAAGCAAGAGGGTGATGTGTAGTGCGCATAGGTAAATCAATTAGGTATTACAGAAGACAGGAGGTAGAGAAAATTGGCTCGCGATACGTGCACATTTTTTTCTCTGATTCAACCCTCTACGTACTAGCAGTCTCTGACCTTGAGTGCTATTACCGCTGGCAAACGATGACGTATAGAATTGCTTACTACATCATGGTTAACATGCTCGGTACGAAGCATTCACACCGATATTTTGTACGTACCATATACTTATAATTAACACTTTGCATTAACAACAGTGTTCATCTCTTGCTATACAAAGAACTATGAGAATGTTAAAATCGGCCAGCATAACCCCGAAAACACTAGCTTAAACAATGGAGTGTAGTTACGTGCATGTGCGTCATTGTGGTGCTCTTCGCATATCAACTGAAAAAAACCGCTGCCGAAGCAACAGAAATGATTTGTGGTGGGAACGTATTATCTAATATTTGTCTTGGTCACAATTCTGTATCTCAATTCATCTGTAAGTACTGGTACAGGAGGTTTTGGAAAGGATATTTTGATCTCCAGAATAAAGAAGGACTTGATCTACCGCATAGATTTAAGGACATTTTTATGCTTTTAGCACAGGTAATGTCATTTCTGCTATGGCATGAGAACCTTCTCCGCATACATCGAATTGGCCAGACCTGGCATCCGCTGATTATTGCTTATTCCGATCACCATTATCATAGCCACGTTATGGCAGAGGAATACAAGTT from Megalopta genalis isolate 19385.01 chromosome 3, iyMegGena1_principal, whole genome shotgun sequence harbors:
- the LOC143259080 gene encoding uncharacterized protein LOC143259080 isoform X1 gives rise to the protein MGAGATSYSEELREPLTTFQYEVSFQGEIMSKRKPILSNSLRKENDYIEDVNLSIELNRWLLKPIGVWPHSSNVSKYTVYLDWLINFLCYSLLSIFFTPCSLYMWLEVEIFYDKLRMSGPLIFCIMAFLKYYSLMVHTDDIRECVKRIEWDWRNVQHSEDRAIMIGNAYFGRRLVKICSFFMFGGFAFYNIIMPLNTGKISIEGVNGSFLPLALPVSSLIVDARHSPANEIFFTLQLFAALLIHGVGAASCSLAAAFAVHACGQMQILMCWMGYLVDGRIDMSKSTNGRLAMIVGQHIRIQTFLILMEKSLTQISLVECFGCTVDICLAGYYIIVASRTNDMTSVVTFAVILMSLVFNIFIFCYIGELVAEEMWLIRILLQSGGNMYSENLFTITNLTMYSKDITIEQYDTKQRTTNMLHQCRKVGETSYMIDWYRLPEKSKLSVVLIMLMSNSSMKLTAGSIIKLTLSSFATCRKVGETTYMIDWYRLPQKSKLGVILIMLMSNSSMKLTAGSIIKLTLSSFATVIKTSVAFLNMLRELSD
- the LOC143259080 gene encoding odorant receptor 4-like isoform X3; this translates as MGAGATSYSEELREPLTTFQYEVSFQGEIMSKRKPILSNSLRKENDYIEDVNLSIELNRWLLKPIGVWPHSSNVSKYTVYLDWLINFLCYSLLSIFFTPCSLYMWLEVEIFYDKLRMSGPLIFCIMAFLKYYSLMVHTDDIRECVKRIEWDWRNVQHSEDRAIMIGNAYFGRRLVKICSFFMFGGFAFYNIIMPLNTGKISIEGVNGSFLPLALPVSSLIVDARHSPANEIFFTLQLFAALLIHGVGAASCSLAAAFAVHACGQMQILMCWMGYLVDGRIDMSKSTNGRLAMIVGQHIRIQTFLILMEKSLTQISLVECFGCTVDICLAGYYIIVASRTNDMTSVVTFAVILMSLVFNIFIFCYIGELVAEECRKVGETSYMIDWYRLPEKSKLSVVLIMLMSNSSMKLTAGSIIKLTLSSFATVIKTSVAFLNMLRELTD
- the LOC143259080 gene encoding uncharacterized protein LOC143259080 isoform X2, which encodes MGAGATSYSEELREPLTTFQYEVSFQGEIMSKRKPILSNSLRKENDYIEDVNLSIELNRWLLKPIGVWPHSSNVSKYTVYLDWLINFLCYSLLSIFFTPCSLYMWLEVEIFYDKLRMSGPLIFCIMAFLKYYSLMVHTDDIRECVKRIEWDWRNVQHSEDRAIMIGNAYFGRRLVKICSFFMFGGFAFYNIIMPLNTGKISIEGVNGSFLPLALPVSSLIVDARHSPANEIFFTLQLFAALLIHGVGAASCSLAAAFAVHACGQMQILMCWMGYLVDGRIDMSKSTNGRLAMIVGQHIRIQTFLILMEKSLTQISLVECFGCTVDICLAGYYIIVASRTNDMTSVVTFAVILMSLVFNIFIFCYIGELVAEEMWLIRILLQSGGNMYSENLFTITNLTMYSKDITIEQYDTKQRTTNMLHQCRKVGETSYMIDWYRLPEKSKLSVVLIMLMSNSSMKLTAGSIIKLTLSSFATVIKTSVAFLNMLRELTD